One stretch of Pyxidicoccus trucidator DNA includes these proteins:
- the phoU gene encoding phosphate signaling complex protein PhoU: MAATHTDKAFEQDLRDLREKLLAMGAKVENLIAQSMKALTERDSPLAEKVVAADKDVNRLEVEIDELCRRILALRQPAASDLRLITTALKIVTDLERIGDLAVNIAERSMDLNQVPPLAPYVDTPRLAELAQQQVKKSLDAFVSGDVNKAEEVLQGDDLLDALFLKIFNELLAYMMEDSKNIRRATALMFIAKHLERIGDHAMNVAEMVVYMVRGKDIRHPRSRNLTE, from the coding sequence ATGGCGGCGACCCATACGGACAAGGCCTTCGAGCAGGACCTGAGGGACCTGCGTGAGAAGCTCCTCGCGATGGGGGCCAAGGTGGAGAACCTCATCGCCCAGAGCATGAAGGCCCTCACCGAGCGCGACAGCCCGCTCGCGGAGAAGGTCGTCGCGGCGGACAAGGACGTCAACCGCCTGGAGGTGGAGATCGACGAGCTGTGCCGTCGCATCCTCGCCCTGCGCCAGCCGGCCGCCAGTGACCTCCGCCTCATCACCACCGCGCTCAAGATTGTCACCGACCTGGAGCGCATTGGCGACCTGGCGGTGAACATCGCCGAGCGCTCCATGGACCTGAACCAGGTCCCCCCGCTGGCCCCCTACGTGGACACGCCGCGGCTGGCGGAGCTGGCCCAGCAGCAGGTGAAGAAGTCCCTGGACGCCTTCGTCTCCGGCGACGTGAACAAGGCGGAGGAGGTGCTCCAGGGGGACGACTTGCTGGACGCCCTCTTCCTGAAGATCTTCAACGAGCTCCTCGCGTACATGATGGAGGACTCGAAGAACATCCGCCGGGCCACGGCGCTGATGTTCATCGCCAAGCACCTGGAGCGCATCGGCGACCACGCGATGAACGTGGCGGAGATGGTGGTCTACATGGTGCGCGGCAAGGACATCCGCCACCCGCGCAGCCGCAACCTGACCGAGTAG
- a CDS encoding hemolysin family protein: MLVLANGVFAGAELAVLSLRRTRLRELIDEGSTSAKSVEKLRGDPERFLATVQIGITVIGATAAAFGGASMATRLGGVLAGLGVPEQQADDVALAAVVAFVSYLSLVLGELVPKSLALRAGERYALFIGRPLHGLSWLMQPVVWFLTASSNVVLRLFGDRTNFTEGRLSAEELQQLVEEATKHGTVDPRAGEIASRAFEMGDLTLGELMVPRERIIALRRHSNAEEIRQVLLEHGHSRMPVYEGAMDNIVGYVIAKDLLGVAWEGNLIVLEDVMRPPFFLVESMRAMDALKELQKRRMQLAVVVDERGGVVGLVTVEDLVEELVGDILSESETPEELVKRESPTTALVQAQAALRDVNRELGLELDEYQDYSTVAGLCIALSGGAIPEPGTKLPTEGGLVLEVLESSPRRVRTVRFHLPRPPEQVEA, translated from the coding sequence CTGCTGGTTCTCGCCAACGGCGTCTTCGCCGGGGCAGAGCTGGCGGTCCTCTCCTTGCGGCGGACGCGGCTGCGGGAGCTGATCGACGAGGGCAGCACCTCGGCGAAGTCGGTGGAGAAGCTGAGGGGAGACCCGGAGCGCTTCCTCGCCACGGTGCAGATCGGCATCACCGTCATCGGCGCCACGGCGGCGGCCTTCGGCGGCGCCAGCATGGCCACCCGGCTGGGCGGTGTGCTGGCGGGCCTGGGGGTGCCGGAGCAACAGGCGGACGACGTCGCCCTCGCGGCGGTGGTGGCCTTCGTCTCCTACCTGTCGCTGGTGCTGGGCGAGCTGGTGCCCAAGTCGCTCGCCCTGCGCGCGGGCGAGCGCTACGCGCTGTTCATCGGCCGGCCCCTGCATGGGCTGTCCTGGCTGATGCAGCCGGTGGTGTGGTTCCTCACGGCCAGCTCCAACGTGGTGCTGCGGCTGTTCGGGGACAGGACGAACTTCACGGAAGGGCGGCTGTCCGCGGAGGAGCTGCAGCAGCTGGTGGAGGAGGCCACGAAGCACGGCACGGTGGACCCTCGCGCGGGGGAGATTGCCTCGCGGGCCTTCGAGATGGGCGACCTGACGCTGGGCGAGCTGATGGTGCCGCGCGAGCGCATCATCGCCCTGCGGCGGCACTCGAACGCGGAGGAGATTCGCCAAGTGCTGCTGGAGCACGGCCACTCGCGCATGCCGGTGTACGAGGGCGCGATGGACAACATCGTCGGCTACGTCATCGCCAAGGACCTGCTCGGCGTGGCGTGGGAGGGAAACCTCATCGTCCTCGAGGACGTGATGCGGCCACCCTTCTTCCTCGTGGAGTCCATGCGGGCCATGGACGCGCTGAAGGAGCTGCAGAAGCGGCGCATGCAGCTCGCGGTGGTGGTGGACGAGCGCGGCGGCGTGGTGGGACTGGTGACGGTGGAGGACCTGGTGGAGGAGCTCGTCGGCGACATCCTCAGCGAGTCCGAGACGCCGGAGGAGCTGGTCAAGCGCGAGAGCCCCACCACCGCGCTGGTGCAGGCCCAGGCGGCGCTGCGCGACGTCAACCGCGAGCTGGGGCTGGAGCTGGACGAGTACCAGGACTACTCGACGGTTGCGGGCCTGTGCATCGCCCTGTCCGGCGGCGCCATTCCAGAGCCGGGGACGAAGCTCCCGACGGAGGGCGGGCTGGTGCTGGAGGTGCTGGAGTCCTCGCCCCGCCGCGTGCGCACCGTGCGCTTCCACCTGCCGCGGCCTCCGGAGCAGGTGGAAGCGTGA
- a CDS encoding response regulator gives MARLATDDGTRKVLVVDDDADWREFLRLSLEDLGYETFEAADGQEALDTLRRGDRYGVMLLDLNMPGMSGLEVVERLPRGPHPRIVFLTSAAAQDVGSALLSGPHYYLPKGASRDQLSLLLQSLGE, from the coding sequence TTGGCGCGACTCGCAACGGATGACGGTACACGCAAGGTCCTGGTCGTCGATGACGACGCGGACTGGAGGGAGTTTCTCCGACTCAGCCTGGAGGACCTCGGTTATGAGACTTTCGAGGCCGCGGATGGGCAGGAGGCCCTGGACACCCTGAGGCGGGGCGACCGCTATGGGGTGATGCTGCTGGACCTCAACATGCCGGGCATGAGCGGGCTGGAGGTGGTCGAACGGCTGCCGCGCGGCCCCCACCCCCGAATCGTGTTCCTCACGTCGGCGGCGGCGCAGGACGTGGGCAGCGCGCTGCTGTCCGGGCCGCATTACTACCTGCCCAAGGGCGCGAGCCGGGATCAACTGTCTCTCCTCTTGCAGTCACTTGGGGAGTGA
- the pstC gene encoding phosphate ABC transporter permease subunit PstC, whose protein sequence is MQQGLTETMAVPMLSPAARRRQLREKVIAGFITLMAFTGIAALVLILVFVAKEALALFTEAEARHEASLSKMFLPQVARVGRPATFTWQPVSNVPKVSMIPLFIGTLKTTAVSMLVAVPVGVFGALYAAEFAPRRLRELLKPVIELLAGIPSVVLGFFALMVMATFLQDTFGLNTRLNAVVAGLGLALAIVPVIFTVAEDSLTAVPRSYREASLALGATPWETAWKVVLPAAAPGILAACVLGFGRAIGETMIILMASGNAAIVSANLGDSVRSLSATIAAEMGEVVVGSPHYSILFFIGVQLFIFTFVLNMLASAWTKKVIKRLTGSAS, encoded by the coding sequence ATGCAGCAGGGCCTCACGGAAACCATGGCGGTGCCAATGCTTTCACCGGCGGCGCGCCGCCGTCAGCTCCGGGAGAAGGTCATCGCGGGGTTCATCACGCTGATGGCCTTCACCGGCATCGCCGCCCTCGTCCTCATCCTCGTCTTCGTGGCCAAGGAGGCGCTGGCGCTCTTCACGGAGGCCGAGGCGCGCCACGAGGCCAGCCTCTCCAAGATGTTCCTGCCCCAGGTGGCGCGGGTGGGCCGCCCCGCCACGTTCACCTGGCAGCCGGTCTCCAATGTCCCGAAGGTCAGCATGATTCCGCTGTTCATCGGGACGCTGAAGACCACCGCCGTCTCCATGCTGGTGGCCGTGCCGGTGGGCGTCTTCGGCGCGCTGTACGCCGCCGAGTTCGCCCCCCGCCGCCTGCGCGAGCTGCTCAAGCCCGTCATCGAGCTGCTCGCCGGCATCCCCTCCGTGGTGCTGGGCTTCTTCGCGCTGATGGTGATGGCCACCTTCCTGCAAGACACCTTCGGCCTCAACACCCGGCTCAACGCGGTGGTGGCGGGCCTGGGCCTGGCGCTGGCCATCGTCCCCGTCATCTTCACGGTGGCCGAGGACTCGCTCACCGCGGTGCCTCGCAGCTACCGCGAGGCGTCCCTGGCGCTGGGCGCCACCCCCTGGGAGACGGCGTGGAAGGTGGTGCTCCCCGCGGCGGCCCCCGGCATCCTCGCCGCGTGCGTGCTGGGCTTCGGGCGCGCCATCGGCGAGACGATGATCATCCTGATGGCCTCCGGCAACGCGGCGATTGTGTCCGCCAACCTCGGGGACTCGGTGCGCTCGCTGTCGGCCACCATCGCCGCGGAGATGGGCGAGGTGGTGGTGGGCAGCCCGCACTACTCCATCCTCTTCTTCATCGGCGTGCAGTTGTTCATCTTCACCTTCGTCCTCAACATGCTGGCGTCCGCCTGGACGAAGAAGGTCATCAAGCGCCTGACGGGGAGTGCCTCGTGA
- a CDS encoding metallophosphoesterase family protein, which yields MAIRTLAHLSDLHLDLTPESDASGRALVAALLATSVDHVVVTGDLTHQGTNVEYRRFRELFAPLLDAGRLTFIPGNHDRPGDDAGSQWMDGQKVRVVEQPGLYLVCVDSTGPHNRNYFASHGVLTHAELDAVDAALARAPRKTLTAVLVHHHILPLPEESFPERLASMLGWPHAAELPLGAEWVARLQGRCDLVLHGHRHLPRERLLDTGAARPLRIYNAGSSTDLGRFRVFRHSGGRLHGVPAWCRAALSQRPRTASHNVRPALQYLVGQLGIALF from the coding sequence ATGGCCATCCGGACGCTGGCGCACTTGTCGGATCTCCACCTGGACCTCACCCCCGAGAGCGATGCCTCGGGCCGCGCCCTGGTGGCGGCACTCCTGGCCACCAGCGTGGACCATGTGGTGGTGACGGGAGACCTGACGCACCAGGGCACGAACGTCGAGTACCGGCGCTTCCGCGAGCTCTTCGCGCCGCTGCTGGACGCCGGCCGACTCACCTTCATCCCCGGCAACCATGACCGGCCCGGCGACGACGCCGGCAGCCAGTGGATGGACGGCCAGAAGGTGCGCGTGGTGGAGCAGCCGGGGCTGTACCTGGTGTGCGTGGACTCCACCGGCCCGCACAACCGCAACTACTTCGCGAGCCACGGGGTGCTGACGCACGCCGAGCTGGACGCGGTGGACGCGGCCCTGGCCCGGGCCCCGCGCAAGACGCTGACGGCGGTGCTGGTGCACCACCACATCCTGCCGCTGCCCGAGGAGAGCTTCCCGGAGCGGCTGGCGTCGATGCTGGGCTGGCCCCACGCGGCGGAGCTGCCCCTGGGCGCGGAGTGGGTGGCGCGCCTCCAGGGACGGTGTGACCTGGTGCTGCATGGCCACCGGCACCTGCCCCGCGAGCGGCTGCTGGACACGGGCGCGGCGCGGCCGCTGCGCATCTACAACGCGGGCAGCTCCACGGACCTGGGGCGCTTCCGGGTGTTCCGTCACTCGGGTGGCCGGCTGCACGGCGTGCCGGCGTGGTGCCGGGCGGCGCTGTCGCAGCGGCCCCGCACGGCGAGCCACAACGTGCGCCCCGCGCTGCAATATCTGGTCGGCCAGCTCGGCATCGCGCTGTTCTAG
- a CDS encoding response regulator, translating to MSHVLIVDDERDLAELIDFNLRGAGFTTHLAFTGEAALTAARERPPELVLLDLMLPDMSGIDVCRNLRASAQSRGVLIVMLTAKGEESDRIRGFEVGADDYVVKPFSVRELVLRLKAILRRSGPPQDRAAPLALGPLRLDVGAHRFYVEDKEVSLTALEFRLLEHLLARLGRVQTREQLLEEVWGLSSSLETRTIDTHVMRLRDKLGPARALLETVRGVGYRIMNPSVE from the coding sequence ATGTCCCATGTCCTCATCGTCGACGACGAACGCGACCTCGCCGAGCTGATTGACTTCAACCTGCGCGGTGCCGGTTTTACCACCCACCTGGCCTTCACCGGAGAGGCGGCGCTGACGGCGGCGCGCGAGCGTCCTCCCGAGCTGGTGCTGCTGGACCTGATGCTCCCGGACATGTCCGGCATCGACGTGTGCCGCAACCTGCGGGCGAGCGCGCAGTCGCGCGGCGTGCTCATCGTCATGCTCACCGCCAAGGGCGAGGAGTCGGACCGCATCCGCGGCTTCGAGGTGGGCGCGGACGACTACGTGGTGAAGCCCTTCAGCGTGCGGGAGCTGGTACTGCGCCTCAAGGCCATCCTCCGGCGCAGCGGCCCGCCCCAGGACCGGGCGGCCCCACTGGCGCTGGGCCCCCTGCGGCTGGACGTGGGCGCTCACCGCTTCTACGTCGAGGACAAGGAAGTCTCGCTCACCGCCCTCGAGTTCCGCCTGCTCGAGCACCTGCTGGCCCGGCTCGGGCGGGTGCAGACCCGGGAGCAGCTCCTCGAGGAGGTCTGGGGCCTGTCCTCCTCGCTGGAGACGCGCACCATCGACACCCACGTCATGCGCCTGCGCGACAAGCTGGGCCCCGCGAGGGCGCTGCTGGAGACGGTTCGTGGTGTCGGCTACCGAATCATGAACCCCTCCGTGGAGTGA
- a CDS encoding phosphate ABC transporter substrate-binding protein: MKTFLKSLVAVLLVALPVAARAGTVTVKGSDTMVILGQRWAEEFMKKAPATKVQVTGGGSGTGLAALQNGTTDIAMSSREMKDAESKKLRARYNTTGEEIAVAKDGVTFYVNAGNPVTALTLEQLRGIYLGDITNWKEVGGPDAAIVVYSRENSSGTYVFVKDNVLDGEDYTSSAQTLPGTAAVVNAVAKEKHGIGYGGAAYAKGIKELNVKKGNEEIAPSADNIKTGKYPLSRNLYFYLRNKPASEVKAFIDFALSPEGQAVVTKVGYFPVK; this comes from the coding sequence ATGAAGACCTTCCTCAAGTCACTCGTCGCGGTACTGCTGGTGGCCCTGCCGGTGGCAGCGCGGGCGGGCACCGTCACCGTCAAGGGCTCGGACACCATGGTCATCCTCGGGCAGCGCTGGGCCGAGGAGTTCATGAAGAAGGCGCCCGCCACCAAGGTCCAGGTCACCGGCGGCGGCTCCGGCACGGGCCTCGCGGCCCTCCAGAACGGCACCACGGACATCGCCATGTCCAGCCGGGAGATGAAGGACGCCGAGAGCAAGAAGCTGCGCGCCCGCTACAACACCACCGGTGAGGAGATTGCGGTGGCCAAGGATGGCGTCACCTTCTACGTCAACGCGGGCAACCCCGTGACGGCCCTCACCCTGGAGCAGCTGCGCGGCATCTACCTGGGTGACATCACCAACTGGAAGGAAGTGGGGGGCCCGGACGCGGCCATCGTCGTCTACTCCCGTGAGAACTCCTCCGGCACCTACGTGTTCGTGAAGGACAACGTGCTCGACGGTGAGGACTACACCTCCTCCGCCCAGACGCTGCCCGGCACCGCCGCGGTGGTGAACGCCGTCGCCAAGGAGAAGCACGGCATCGGCTACGGCGGCGCCGCCTATGCCAAGGGCATCAAGGAGCTGAACGTCAAGAAGGGCAACGAGGAGATTGCCCCCAGCGCCGACAACATCAAGACGGGCAAGTACCCGCTGTCGCGCAACCTGTACTTCTACCTGCGCAACAAGCCCGCCTCCGAGGTCAAGGCCTTCATCGACTTCGCCCTGTCGCCCGAGGGGCAGGCCGTCGTCACCAAGGTCGGCTACTTCCCCGTGAAGTAG
- a CDS encoding porin, translated as MRNTLLAILTLTAAPALAQQAEPPASDAPPDAPAAESQPAPAAPEEPSLDERMTNAEGKVTSLEEQNAETQTVLSALTKLKLSGYVQARYQYQESLDDTGAGGFSRFTVRRGRLKTTYTTDWAQMMLQIDAVPDTGVTVRDAEATFYVPGMKKKLSLTLGQMKWPFGFEAVQSSSDREIPERTRVVRAFLPDERDRGAKFSGEFLKGRMTIDVGVFDGDGLFNQGFIGSDNDKEKDIIGRAGFDLKWLSGGISGWYGHSLGRRPTDTYRVAYDRNRVALDAQLYLDVLPFGGTSIKAEYIKGNSYWRSSGGTKVEQLGVPASGWYGLVVQNVSLTNAVAVRYDYFDPENGQPNLETADGKPGSNNAVGTLAVALLHHFSENLKATLAYELPMTAAPGAAEDPHDNLLTFQLQARY; from the coding sequence ATGCGGAACACCCTCCTCGCGATCCTCACCCTCACCGCCGCCCCGGCCCTGGCGCAGCAGGCCGAGCCGCCAGCGTCGGACGCGCCCCCTGACGCACCCGCCGCCGAGTCCCAGCCCGCCCCCGCCGCCCCCGAGGAGCCCTCCCTCGACGAGCGGATGACGAACGCGGAGGGCAAGGTCACCTCCCTGGAGGAGCAGAACGCGGAGACCCAGACGGTCCTGTCCGCGCTCACGAAGCTGAAGCTGTCGGGCTATGTCCAGGCCCGCTACCAGTACCAGGAGAGCCTGGACGACACCGGCGCGGGCGGCTTCAGCCGCTTCACCGTGCGCCGGGGCCGGCTCAAGACCACGTACACCACGGACTGGGCGCAGATGATGTTGCAGATCGACGCGGTGCCCGACACCGGCGTGACGGTCCGCGACGCGGAGGCCACGTTCTACGTCCCGGGGATGAAGAAGAAGCTCTCCCTCACCCTGGGTCAGATGAAGTGGCCCTTCGGCTTCGAGGCAGTGCAGTCCTCCAGCGACCGCGAGATTCCCGAGCGCACACGCGTGGTGCGCGCCTTCCTCCCCGACGAGCGGGACCGCGGCGCGAAGTTCTCCGGTGAGTTCCTCAAGGGGAGGATGACCATCGATGTCGGCGTGTTCGACGGCGATGGCCTCTTCAACCAGGGCTTCATCGGCTCGGACAATGACAAGGAGAAGGACATCATCGGCCGCGCCGGCTTCGACCTGAAGTGGCTGTCCGGCGGCATCTCCGGCTGGTACGGCCACTCGCTGGGCCGCCGCCCCACGGACACCTACCGCGTCGCGTATGACCGCAACCGCGTCGCGCTGGACGCGCAGCTCTACCTGGACGTGCTCCCCTTCGGCGGCACCTCCATCAAGGCCGAGTACATCAAGGGCAACTCGTACTGGCGCAGCTCGGGGGGCACGAAGGTCGAGCAGCTCGGCGTGCCGGCGAGCGGCTGGTACGGGCTGGTGGTGCAGAACGTGAGCCTGACGAACGCCGTCGCCGTCCGCTACGACTACTTCGACCCGGAGAATGGCCAGCCCAACCTCGAGACCGCCGACGGCAAGCCCGGGAGCAACAACGCGGTGGGCACCCTCGCCGTCGCCCTGCTCCACCACTTCTCGGAGAACCTCAAGGCCACCCTCGCCTACGAGCTGCCGATGACGGCCGCTCCGGGCGCCGCCGAGGACCCCCACGACAACCTGCTGACCTTCCAGCTCCAGGCCCGCTACTAG
- the pstA gene encoding phosphate ABC transporter permease PstA, with translation MTYATRRAVGLFLTTLTGLAAFLMVGMLALILLDVVANGASHVTWTFLSQPPSDGMMGGGIFPAIVGTAALTLLMTLAVMPVGVLTAVYLHEYAPPGSRLAAWVRVAVVNLAGVPSIVFGLFGLGFFILFVGRGMDRMLGYEELHWAQPGILWASLTLAVLTLPVVIVATEEALRAVPLDHRTASLALGATQSQTLIRVVLPGALPGILTGAVLAISRGAGEVAPILFTGAAYFLPDLPSQLNSQFMHLGYHTYVLATQSPDVEATRPLLYATVLVLLLLTFALNLVAVIIRTRTRRKAAGAH, from the coding sequence GTGACGTACGCCACGCGCCGCGCGGTGGGGCTGTTCCTCACGACGCTCACGGGTCTGGCCGCCTTCCTCATGGTGGGCATGCTGGCCCTCATCCTCCTGGACGTGGTCGCCAACGGCGCCAGCCACGTCACCTGGACCTTCCTCTCCCAGCCGCCGAGCGACGGGATGATGGGCGGCGGCATCTTCCCCGCCATCGTCGGCACCGCGGCCCTCACCCTGCTGATGACGCTGGCGGTGATGCCGGTGGGCGTGCTCACCGCCGTCTACCTCCACGAGTACGCCCCGCCGGGCTCGCGCCTGGCGGCCTGGGTGCGCGTGGCCGTGGTGAACCTGGCGGGCGTGCCCTCCATCGTCTTCGGCCTCTTCGGCCTGGGCTTCTTCATCCTCTTCGTCGGCCGGGGCATGGACCGGATGCTGGGCTACGAGGAGCTGCACTGGGCGCAGCCGGGCATCCTCTGGGCGTCGCTCACCCTGGCGGTGCTGACGCTGCCGGTGGTCATCGTCGCCACCGAGGAAGCGCTGCGCGCGGTGCCGCTGGACCACCGCACCGCCAGCCTCGCGCTGGGCGCCACCCAGTCCCAGACGCTCATCCGGGTGGTGCTGCCAGGCGCGCTGCCGGGCATCCTCACCGGCGCCGTGCTGGCCATCTCCCGCGGCGCGGGCGAGGTGGCTCCCATCCTCTTCACGGGCGCGGCCTACTTCCTCCCCGACCTGCCGAGCCAGCTCAACTCCCAGTTCATGCACCTGGGCTACCACACGTACGTGCTGGCCACGCAGTCGCCGGACGTGGAGGCCACCCGCCCGCTGCTGTATGCGACGGTGCTGGTGCTGCTGCTGCTCACCTTCGCCCTCAACCTCGTCGCGGTCATCATCCGGACGCGAACGCGCCGCAAGGCCGCTGGCGCCCACTGA
- a CDS encoding glycosyltransferase → MLPASGLLLLAACFGLTALVIQYLLVLRHRRDVAPLLPVGAPRPGISILKPLCGVDDDLEASLELFARLDYAGAYEVVLGVKDVRDSAFAVARAAVARWPGVMRLEVQEGAPGLNPKVNQLVTLADRARFDILVISDSNTRVSAGYLEELAAAFADPSVGCVTHPVAGLGERSFGSLLDNLYLASSAAAGMIAAKRLAGQDIVVGKSMALRREDVDAMGGFFAVKDVLAEDYVIGQWVTRKLGRRVVVARTPVFNVSLRKSVKAFFQRYLRWSVIHRTAVSPSTYLAQSLLNPVPLALLGALLFPSPTTGMVAMAVAVGKVAVDLATCRALRQESLSWDAVPGVLVKDALLFLTWWHGVFFRTVDWRGTKLRVAAGTRLVPPRAPASVPERTLDAGEALLAGDLAS, encoded by the coding sequence ATGCTGCCCGCCTCCGGCCTCCTGCTGCTCGCCGCCTGCTTCGGCCTCACCGCCCTGGTCATCCAGTACCTCCTGGTGCTGCGGCACCGGCGTGACGTCGCGCCCCTGCTGCCCGTGGGCGCGCCCCGGCCCGGCATCTCCATCCTCAAGCCGCTGTGCGGCGTGGACGACGACCTGGAGGCCAGCCTGGAGCTGTTCGCCCGGCTGGACTACGCGGGCGCCTACGAGGTGGTGCTGGGCGTGAAGGACGTGAGGGATTCGGCCTTCGCGGTGGCTCGGGCGGCGGTGGCGCGGTGGCCGGGCGTCATGCGCCTGGAGGTGCAGGAGGGAGCGCCGGGGCTGAACCCGAAGGTGAACCAGCTCGTCACGCTGGCGGACCGGGCGCGCTTCGACATCCTGGTCATCAGCGACAGCAACACGCGCGTGTCGGCGGGCTACCTGGAGGAGCTGGCCGCGGCCTTCGCGGACCCGTCGGTGGGCTGCGTGACGCACCCGGTGGCGGGCCTGGGGGAGCGCAGCTTCGGCTCGCTGCTGGACAACCTCTACCTGGCCTCCAGCGCGGCGGCGGGGATGATTGCCGCCAAGCGCCTCGCCGGGCAGGACATCGTCGTGGGCAAGTCCATGGCGCTGCGGCGCGAGGACGTGGACGCGATGGGCGGCTTCTTCGCCGTGAAGGACGTGCTGGCGGAGGACTACGTCATCGGCCAGTGGGTGACGCGCAAGCTGGGCCGGCGGGTGGTGGTGGCGCGCACGCCGGTGTTCAACGTGTCGCTGCGCAAGAGCGTGAAGGCCTTCTTCCAGCGCTACCTGCGCTGGAGCGTCATCCACCGCACCGCGGTGTCCCCGTCCACGTACCTGGCCCAGTCGCTGCTCAACCCGGTGCCGCTCGCCCTGTTGGGCGCGCTACTCTTCCCCTCCCCCACGACGGGCATGGTGGCCATGGCGGTGGCGGTGGGCAAGGTGGCGGTGGACCTGGCCACCTGTCGCGCGCTGCGGCAGGAGTCGCTGTCGTGGGACGCGGTGCCGGGTGTGCTCGTCAAGGACGCGCTGCTCTTCCTCACCTGGTGGCACGGCGTCTTCTTTCGCACGGTGGACTGGCGCGGCACGAAGCTGCGCGTGGCCGCCGGCACCCGCCTGGTGCCGCCGCGCGCGCCCGCTTCTGTTCCGGAGCGCACGCTCGACGCGGGCGAGGCGTTGCTGGCGGGCGATCTCGCGAGCTGA
- the pstB gene encoding phosphate ABC transporter ATP-binding protein PstB: MEARELTLRYGTKPAINKVSLAILERRVTALIGPSGCGKSTFLRALNRMNDLIPGTNHTGTILLDNTDINDRSVDVVDLRRRVGMVFQKSNPFPKSIFENVAYGLRVGGMKDKTELAQRVEKSLRGAALWEEVKDRLNESALGLSGGQQQRLCIARAMAVEPEVLLMDEPASALDPIATAKIEELIHELKAHYTIAIVTHNMQQAARVSDRTAFFYMGELVECGATEQIFTNPHEKRTEDYVTGKFG; the protein is encoded by the coding sequence ATGGAGGCGCGGGAGCTGACCCTGCGCTACGGCACCAAGCCGGCCATCAACAAGGTCTCCCTCGCCATCCTCGAGCGGCGCGTCACCGCCCTCATCGGCCCGTCCGGCTGCGGCAAGTCCACCTTCCTGCGCGCGCTCAACCGGATGAACGACCTGATTCCGGGCACCAACCACACGGGCACCATCCTGCTGGACAACACGGACATCAACGACCGCAGCGTGGACGTGGTGGACCTGCGTCGGCGCGTGGGCATGGTGTTCCAGAAGTCCAACCCCTTCCCCAAGAGCATCTTCGAGAACGTGGCCTACGGCCTGCGCGTGGGGGGAATGAAGGACAAGACGGAGCTGGCCCAGCGGGTGGAGAAGTCCCTGCGCGGCGCGGCCCTCTGGGAAGAGGTGAAGGACCGCCTCAACGAGAGCGCCCTCGGCCTGTCCGGCGGCCAGCAGCAGCGCCTGTGCATCGCCCGCGCCATGGCCGTGGAGCCCGAGGTGCTGCTGATGGACGAGCCCGCCAGCGCGCTGGACCCCATCGCCACCGCGAAAATCGAAGAGCTCATCCACGAGCTGAAGGCGCACTACACCATCGCCATCGTCACCCACAACATGCAGCAGGCGGCCCGGGTGTCCGACAGGACGGCTTTCTTCTACATGGGCGAACTGGTGGAATGCGGGGCCACGGAGCAGATCTTCACCAACCCGCACGAGAAGCGTACCGAGGACTACGTCACCGGGAAGTTCGGGTGA